The following are encoded in a window of Camarhynchus parvulus chromosome 1A, STF_HiC, whole genome shotgun sequence genomic DNA:
- the PLEKHG7 gene encoding pleckstrin homology domain-containing family G member 7, translated as MTVPMSRPETLGEPTLLRFLQDSPARALHFGSAERRRSSLVVSLPGLKVFPGDLLVSDSAMDYLPCSSFLLTAESKKSRWPFAKRGVGKDKQKQASDLESCLSAVKITDHCTDEFFCFKSKSWHEFINEQQTEQKDVKSQLEVKKEAAVWELFTSECTYFLDHLLVLKMIFMNTLKYLQSNEFLLDVDLWRLFANLEELNKISLSFLKTFFETVKKHISKSDSPTNFNPILRTFFQGDLCQTHQIYCLNYTSAVFYLEKLRQREDFGIYLKWCEQNEQCKRLHLPELLVAPLHRLTRYPLLLNNIWKRSTDETEKSFIQSLKEKVEKSIRDLEGKVKWLDNFQKFRQLQEVIIWPQVWDRDKRFFVPECLKQNLRENSSENILSSANRLLLHEGKLMLAESTRLLDVYLFLFDDFLLITKIKRNKKKYGGSDTSLIPVCPSLTPKLQSFIREGGFCTVLDQPIPLDRLILKNVEPVQVTVFSLRNAFLIQHENRYQQCIALFLLQAQTETAKKAWMSQIETAISNYTTQHETKKTTAFCFPVESSET; from the exons ATCGGCCGAGCGCAGGCGCAGCTCCCTGGTGGTGAGCCTGCCGGGCCTCAAGGTGTTCCCTGGAGACCTGCTGGTGTCAGACAGTGCCATGGACTACCTGCCCTGCTCATCcttcctgctcactgcag AGTCCAAAAAATCAAGGTGGCCATTTGCCAAAAGAGGAGTC GGTAAAGACAAACAGAAGCAAGCATCTGATCTGGAAAGTTGTCTTTCTGCTGTTAAGATCACAGACCACTGCACAgatgaatttttctgttttaag AGTAAATCTTGGCACGAATTTATAAATGAGCAACAGACTGAGCAGAAAGATGTCAAGAGCCAGttagaagtgaaaaaagaagcagcagtgtgGGAACTTTTCACAAGTGAATGCACTTACTTTCTGGATCATTTGCTGGTTCTCAAGATG atATTTATGAACACTCTAAAATACCTCCAGAGCAATGAATTTCTCTTGGATGTGGATTTGTGGAGACTTTTTGCAAACTTAGAGGAGTTAAACAAG ATAAGTCTCAGTTTTCTGAAGACATTTTTTGAAACTGTGAAGAAGCACATCAGCAAGTCAGACTCTCCTACGAATTTCAACCCCATACTCAGAACG tttttccagGGTGACCTCTGCCAGACACACCAGATTTATTGCCTTAATTATACCTCTGCTGTCTTCTACTTGGAAAAACTGAGACAGAGAGAAGATTTTGGCATCTACCTGAAG TGGTGTGAACAAAATGAACAGTGCAAGAGGTTGcatctgccagagctgctggttgCTCCTCTGCATCGACTGACACGGTATCCCCTCCTCCTCAACAACATCTGGAAGAGGAGCACtgatgaaacagagaaaagttTTATCCAGTCACTTAAAGAGAAGGTGGAAAAGTCTATAA GGGATCTGGAAGGAAAAGTCAAGTGGTTGGATAACTTTCAGAAGTTCAGGCAGCTGCAAGAGGTCATAATTTGGCCTCAGGTCTGGGATCGTGACAAAAGGTTCTTTGTCCCAGAG TGTTTGAAGCAAAACTtaagagaaaacagcagtgaaaatatCTTGTCTTCAGCAAACAGACTTCTCCTTCATGAAGGGAAGCTGATGCTAGCAG aaaGCACAAGACTCCTTGATGTCTACCTCTTTTTATTTGATGATTTCCTCCTAATTACCAAAATTAAACGTAACAAAAAG AAATATGGAGGCTCAGACACCAGCTTAATCCCCGTCTGTCCTTCCCTCACTCCTAAGCTGCAGTCCTTCATAAGAGAGGGGGGATTTTGCACAGTCCTAGACCAGCCCATCCCACTAGACAGACTCATACTGAAAAATGTTGAACCCGTCCAAGTTACAG TCTTCAGCCTGCGAAATGCTTTTCTAATTCAGCATGAGAACAGGTATCAGCAGTGCATAGCACTCTTCTTGCTACAAGCTCAGACAGAGACTGCCAAG aaagCATGGATGTCACAGATAGAAACAGCAATCTCCAATTACACCACACAACATGAAACCAAGAAAACCACTGCTTTCTGCTTCCCTGTTGAATCCTCTGAAACTTAA